In a single window of the Desulfovibrio mangrovi genome:
- a CDS encoding YcaO-like family protein has translation MPNSQIMRYSFTLTDTKGTVGYVACNPSDPISFDDALAYQEAHPYDEFMHKYLLEQTKEFDTARIEKLLDIALEDGSIVRPVLAALLLESCLLHPAHGSLLNRFPENALAELRNHTPLIYLKWWMQDDREAHKLWSAKFKSNMQDHRILPLPEDMDDFDLPMLFNKEEQPKTVSVAEMREKLAAESYGAPWQRPAPEQTAMLALERLVEYGFVADVEMRHIASLSPIALLRRWHLDIAVECGRHNLTLQGIATSYGRGLSLADTRAGYSMEMVERGSSFASIGPSSVLETARNHPIMVARLSELTAKGVTAMDPNSVPLEVPYQDEPLHWMQGHTPGAHGPEPIMVPVQMVYMFCNLDEIALFSAQGSTGLASGNIIEEAKVAALTEIIERDAEATKPFIKADCFRLVSEDEKVKMLLADYEARGVHVMLQDITTEFGIPCYKAFVMTRKGEVIRGTGAGLNGQRAVISALTETPYPYPQGPQSAPPLRDLPIRRHDELPDFSMEDPIRNLQLMERTLIANNRRPVYVELQRKDLQFPVVKAFIPGLELTADFDTFSRISQRLFANYLHQYA, from the coding sequence ATGCCGAACAGCCAGATCATGCGTTATTCATTTACTCTCACCGACACCAAAGGAACCGTCGGCTACGTTGCCTGCAACCCGTCAGATCCAATTTCCTTTGACGATGCACTGGCCTATCAGGAAGCGCATCCCTATGACGAGTTCATGCATAAATACCTGCTTGAGCAGACCAAGGAATTCGACACGGCACGCATTGAAAAACTGCTAGACATCGCTCTGGAGGACGGCAGCATCGTTCGTCCGGTTCTGGCGGCATTGCTGCTGGAGTCGTGCCTTCTTCACCCCGCTCACGGCAGCCTTCTGAACCGGTTCCCCGAAAACGCACTGGCGGAACTGCGCAATCACACCCCGCTCATCTACCTGAAATGGTGGATGCAGGATGATCGCGAGGCTCACAAACTCTGGAGCGCCAAATTCAAGTCCAATATGCAGGACCACCGGATACTCCCCCTGCCTGAAGACATGGACGACTTTGATCTGCCCATGCTCTTCAATAAAGAGGAGCAGCCCAAGACCGTTTCCGTGGCGGAAATGCGGGAAAAGCTTGCAGCGGAATCCTACGGAGCGCCCTGGCAGCGCCCCGCTCCTGAACAGACCGCCATGCTCGCGCTGGAACGCCTTGTGGAGTACGGCTTTGTCGCAGACGTGGAAATGCGCCACATCGCCTCACTCTCGCCCATCGCGCTCCTGCGCCGCTGGCACCTTGATATTGCTGTGGAATGCGGCAGGCACAATCTGACCCTGCAGGGAATCGCCACTTCATACGGCCGAGGACTCTCTCTTGCCGACACCCGCGCAGGCTACTCCATGGAGATGGTGGAACGCGGCTCATCCTTCGCTTCCATCGGCCCTTCTTCCGTTCTCGAAACGGCCAGGAACCATCCCATCATGGTTGCCCGCCTTTCAGAGCTCACGGCCAAAGGCGTTACCGCCATGGACCCCAACAGCGTCCCGCTGGAAGTGCCCTATCAAGACGAACCTCTGCACTGGATGCAGGGGCACACTCCTGGAGCACATGGACCGGAGCCCATCATGGTGCCCGTGCAGATGGTCTACATGTTCTGCAATCTGGACGAGATTGCCCTCTTCTCGGCTCAGGGTTCCACCGGTCTTGCTTCGGGCAACATCATTGAAGAAGCCAAGGTGGCCGCACTGACTGAAATCATCGAACGCGATGCGGAAGCCACCAAACCCTTCATCAAGGCAGACTGCTTCCGTCTTGTCAGCGAAGACGAAAAAGTGAAGATGCTGCTGGCGGATTATGAAGCCCGCGGCGTGCACGTAATGTTACAGGACATCACCACGGAGTTCGGCATTCCCTGCTACAAGGCTTTTGTCATGACCCGCAAGGGCGAAGTCATCCGCGGCACGGGCGCAGGACTCAACGGCCAGCGCGCCGTTATTTCCGCTCTCACCGAAACGCCTTACCCCTATCCGCAGGGACCGCAGTCGGCTCCGCCGCTCAGAGACCTGCCCATACGCAGACACGATGAACTGCCGGACTTCAGCATGGAAGACCCCATCCGCAATCTGCAGCTCATGGAACGCACCCTCATCGCCAACAACAGGCGCCCAGTCTATGTGGAGCTACAGCGCAAGGATCTGCAATTCCCCGTGGTCAAGGCGTTCATCCCCGGACTGGAACTGACGGCGGACTTTGATACCTTCAGCCGGATCAGCCAGCGCCTGTTCGCGAACTACCTGCACCAATACGCATAA
- a CDS encoding carbonic anhydrase, giving the protein MSTVSKKNIIIIAALFLAVLFFVTMGDDDGSELKTKDQRTPALSLQLLQEGNERFVNGDSLHPRTDNFRLEQAGMESQGDHAFATVLGCSDSRVPVERIFDAGVMDIFVIRVAGNVVQGDEAGSIEYGLAHVNTPLLVVLGHTQCGAVTAVTNAIEGHGHALERNIPGLVAPIAPAVEKSIKHTGKHGADVIPVAIEQNVWQSVHDLFMVSPSTRELVKSGKVQVVGAIYDVATGRVKWLKEDKPMAILAEVEANPARAMEAMAGGHAEETAAEDHKEAVAPEHQEPANEAGHQAEATAEPAKEEQVEAARPLTAEELKELAAKAAEAAKAAAAAAEAATKAAEEAAKAAAAQ; this is encoded by the coding sequence ATGTCCACCGTTTCCAAAAAGAACATAATTATTATTGCGGCACTGTTCCTCGCTGTCCTGTTCTTCGTGACCATGGGCGACGACGACGGTTCGGAACTGAAGACCAAAGACCAGCGCACCCCCGCCCTTTCCCTGCAGCTGCTGCAGGAAGGCAACGAACGTTTCGTGAATGGCGATTCCCTGCATCCCCGTACGGACAACTTCCGTCTTGAACAGGCAGGTATGGAAAGCCAGGGCGACCATGCATTCGCCACCGTGCTCGGCTGCTCCGACTCCCGCGTGCCCGTTGAACGCATCTTTGACGCAGGCGTCATGGACATCTTCGTGATTCGCGTTGCAGGCAACGTGGTTCAGGGCGATGAAGCCGGTTCCATCGAATACGGCCTTGCTCATGTGAACACCCCCCTGCTGGTCGTACTCGGCCATACCCAGTGCGGTGCCGTGACTGCCGTCACCAACGCCATTGAAGGCCATGGACATGCCCTTGAGCGCAACATCCCCGGCCTGGTGGCCCCCATTGCCCCTGCAGTGGAAAAATCCATCAAGCACACCGGCAAGCACGGTGCAGACGTCATCCCCGTGGCCATCGAACAGAACGTATGGCAGTCCGTTCATGACCTGTTCATGGTCAGCCCCAGCACGCGCGAACTGGTCAAGAGCGGCAAGGTGCAGGTGGTCGGTGCCATTTACGACGTTGCCACCGGCCGCGTGAAGTGGCTGAAGGAAGACAAGCCCATGGCCATCCTTGCTGAAGTTGAAGCCAACCCCGCCCGCGCCATGGAAGCCATGGCAGGCGGCCATGCCGAAGAAACCGCTGCTGAAGACCACAAGGAAGCCGTAGCCCCTGAGCATCAGGAGCCTGCAAATGAAGCGGGCCATCAGGCGGAAGCAACTGCAGAACCTGCCAAGGAAGAACAGGTTGAAGCTGCCAGGCCCCTGACTGCTGAAGAACTGAAGGAACTCGCCGCCAAGGCTGCAGAAGCTGCCAAGGCCGCCGCTGCCGCTGCAGAAGCCGCAACCAAGGCTGCCGAAGAAGCTGCCAAGGCTGCCGCCGCACAATAG
- a CDS encoding LysR substrate-binding domain-containing protein translates to MNLRQLELFISLAKNPNISQVAKESFLTQSAVSVALKGLEQDLGVQLFDRLNRRLALNPHGRTFLRNLEPAMHNLNEVLRTFEGDNMTGVLVVGASSTIADYILPQIMFEFEDRYPNVTIETVFTNPHDIAEGLEQGSIDIGLIETDIESSDLEFTRLCRDELFVVSSDEAFAKNGPYSIEELLNKKWVLREPGAGSRDTFNYYMAEHMKNMRIVMEMHHTVSIKRVLQNPDTLSCLSPFAIQRELELGELFRVPLKDLRLTRHFYAVMHRDKYRTRLMETFYHAVESYLGTDRQIFSEED, encoded by the coding sequence ATGAACCTTCGCCAGCTGGAGCTATTCATCTCCCTTGCGAAAAATCCCAATATTTCACAGGTAGCCAAAGAAAGCTTCCTGACCCAGTCAGCTGTTTCCGTTGCACTCAAAGGCCTTGAACAGGACCTCGGGGTGCAGCTTTTCGACCGCCTGAACCGTAGGCTGGCGCTGAACCCCCATGGACGCACGTTTCTGCGAAACCTTGAACCGGCCATGCACAACCTCAACGAAGTGCTGCGCACGTTTGAAGGGGACAACATGACCGGTGTACTAGTGGTAGGCGCATCTTCGACCATTGCGGACTACATTCTGCCCCAGATCATGTTTGAGTTTGAGGACAGATATCCCAATGTCACCATTGAGACGGTCTTCACCAACCCCCATGACATTGCGGAAGGTCTTGAACAGGGCAGCATAGACATCGGACTCATTGAAACCGATATTGAAAGTTCAGACCTGGAGTTCACCCGCCTGTGCCGGGATGAACTGTTCGTCGTATCAAGCGACGAGGCTTTCGCCAAGAATGGGCCGTATTCCATTGAGGAGCTGCTGAACAAAAAGTGGGTTCTGCGCGAACCCGGCGCCGGATCACGCGATACCTTCAACTATTACATGGCAGAGCACATGAAAAACATGCGCATTGTCATGGAAATGCACCACACCGTATCCATTAAACGCGTATTGCAGAACCCGGATACACTGAGCTGCCTTTCGCCCTTTGCCATCCAACGCGAACTGGAGCTTGGCGAACTCTTCAGAGTGCCCTTGAAAGACTTGCGGCTCACCCGCCACTTCTACGCGGTCATGCACCGCGACAAGTACCGCACGCGCCTCATGGAAACGTTCTACCACGCCGTGGAATCCTATCTGGGCACAGACAGGCAGATCTTTTCCGAAGAGGACTAG
- a CDS encoding type I glyceraldehyde-3-phosphate dehydrogenase, giving the protein MPTRIGINGFGRIGRYLARLLGDPALAGTAGEGSLRLTTVNDIMSIEEARHLLQYDSVHRRFDGVQPCDGGFLLNGQPVRYTSVQPAGWNWEDVDILVEAAGPFADRTSTEKHLAAGAKRVVVACPAPDADITVIPGVNEKALGLEHRIVSCASCTTNCLALPVQHIQREFGIRNGHMTTIHPYTFRQRLLDGTHSDWRRARACGMNMLPTAVGATCTVAKVLPELEGKLQGLAFRVPTASVSLIDLVCELERPVTVSEVNDLLRGHADEHMGYTEEPLVSVDYTGCTYGSVVDGALTSVMDGTMLRIVAWYDNEASFTNQLLRLVHHVRKVAGL; this is encoded by the coding sequence ATGCCTACACGTATTGGAATTAACGGGTTTGGGCGCATTGGGCGTTATCTGGCCCGCCTGCTGGGAGATCCTGCCCTTGCCGGAACAGCAGGGGAAGGCTCTCTGCGCCTGACGACGGTCAACGACATCATGTCGATTGAAGAGGCTCGTCACCTGCTCCAGTACGATTCGGTGCACCGTCGATTCGATGGTGTTCAGCCCTGTGATGGTGGATTCCTGCTCAACGGGCAGCCGGTTCGTTATACCTCGGTCCAGCCTGCGGGGTGGAACTGGGAAGACGTGGATATTCTGGTGGAGGCCGCAGGCCCCTTTGCCGACAGAACCAGCACCGAGAAGCATCTTGCCGCAGGGGCAAAGCGTGTCGTGGTGGCCTGTCCGGCTCCGGATGCGGACATTACGGTTATTCCCGGAGTGAATGAAAAGGCTCTCGGGCTGGAGCACCGTATCGTGTCCTGCGCTTCCTGCACCACCAATTGTCTGGCGCTTCCCGTTCAGCACATCCAGCGGGAATTCGGCATCCGTAACGGGCACATGACGACCATTCATCCCTATACATTCCGTCAGCGTTTGCTGGACGGAACTCATTCCGACTGGCGCAGGGCAAGAGCCTGCGGGATGAACATGCTGCCGACGGCTGTAGGGGCCACGTGCACCGTGGCCAAGGTGCTTCCGGAGCTTGAGGGAAAACTGCAGGGGCTTGCCTTCCGTGTTCCCACGGCCAGCGTTTCGTTGATTGATCTTGTCTGCGAGCTTGAACGTCCGGTTACCGTCAGCGAGGTGAACGACCTGCTGCGCGGCCATGCTGACGAGCATATGGGCTACACGGAAGAGCCGCTGGTCTCGGTGGACTACACCGGCTGCACGTACGGCAGTGTCGTGGATGGCGCTCTCACTTCAGTCATGGACGGCACCATGCTGCGCATCGTGGCGTGGTACGACAACGAGGCCAGTTTTACGAACCAGCTGTTACGGCTGGTGCATCACGTTCGCAAGGTTGCCGGGCTGTAA